GCATCCGGCGGGCATTTTCACCGGGTGCATTGGCACCGACATTCCGCAATTCGCCATGGAGGATCTGGTAGCGCCGGTTGGCAAAGATCACCGTGACCACGTCCAGCGCCTCGCGGGCCTGGGTCCACAGCGCCTGCACCGTGTACATGCCGCTGCCATCGGCCTGAAGCGACACGACCTTGCGATCGGGACAGGCAATGGCGGCACCGGTGGCCATCGGCATGCCGATGCCGATGGCTCCGCCGGTCAGTTGCAGGAAATCATGCGGCGCGGCGGCGTGGGTATAGCGGAAGGATTCGCGCCCCGACGAAACGCTTTCGTCACAGATCACGGCATTCTCGGGCAGGTGCCGCGCGGCGGCGACAAAGATCGCCTCGGGCGTCAGCGCCCCGGTTGGCAGGTCGAGCGGCGGGCCGGCGGGTTGATCCGGCAGCGTTGCACCATCGGCCCCCGTTTCCTGCGCCAGCGCGTCGATCGCGGCCGCCAGATCGTCGCCGTCCTGCGTCAGCGTCAGGACCTCGCAGCCCTCGGGCAGCAATCGGCCCGGTTTGCCGGGATAGGCAAAGAACGCAACCGGTTCGCGGGCGCCGATCAGGATGACATGCTCGGTGTCGGCAAATGTCGCCAGCGCCGGGTCGATCGGATAGGGAACGCGGTCGATATCGGGCCGCCCCCTGCCCCGCTGCATCCGCGCGTTCGACTGCTGGGCCATCAGCCGCGCGCCCGTTGCCGCCGCGATCCGCGCCAGCCGGTCCAGCGGCCCGGCCATCAGCGCCGCACCGGACACGATCAGGGTCACGTTGCGCCCGGATTTCAGCACCTGCGCCGCCGCGCGGATCCGCGCATCGTCCGGGACGGTCGGGGCGTCAGGTGCTACAGGCGCGGGAACGGGGGCCGAGGTTTCGTTCCACGCCGCGTCCGCGTGCAGGATCAGGGTCGAGACATGGCCGGGCCGCTGCCGCGCGGCGGCGACCGCCCGGGCGGTCTGCGCACCGACCTGGTCCGCCTGTTCGGCCCGCCCCAGCCATTGCGACACCGGCCGCGCCAGCGAATCGATATCCGAGGTCAGCGGCGCGTCCAGTGCGAGGTGATAGGTGGCGTGATCGCCCACCACGTTGACGATCGGCGAAGCCGCGCGGCGGGCATTGTGCAGGTTGGCGATGCCGTTGGCGAGCCCCGGCCCCAGGTGCAGCAGCGTCGCCGCCGGTTTCCCGGCCATGCGCGCATACCCGTCCGCGGCACCGGTGACCACGCCCTCGCTCAGCCCCAGCACGCAGCGCATCCGCGGCTGGCGGTCCAGCGCCGCGACAAAATGCATCTCGGAGGTGCCGGGATTGGCGAAACAGGTGTCTATGTCGTTGGCCAGCAGGGTTTCGCAGAGCAGGTCAGCGCCGTTCATGGTCGTCCTCGTCATCAGGTTGGAAGGTCGCGCAGCCGCGACGGGCATCGGGCAACAGGCGGGGCGGCCCGCCTGCGGTCAACGGTGATCTCAGCCGCCTTTCCCGCCGCCGGGAAACGCACCGGGAACCACATCGGGAACCGCGCCGGGAAACTCCGCCGGATCCACGCCCAGCGATTGCAGGATCTCGCGGCTATGCTCGGCAAAGCCCGGCGGCGCGCGCCGGTAGGAGGCGGGCGTGCGCGACAGCTTGATCGGGCTGCCCGTGCCGCGATAGGCGCCGATATCGACGACCATCTCGCGGTGCCGCGTATGGGCGTCATCGACCACCCGGTCGATGGGGCGCACCGCACCGCAGGGCACGCCGGCCTGGATCAGCTCATCGGCCAGCTCCGCGCAGTCATGGCCGCGCATCGCCCGTTCCAGTTCGGCCTTGAGCGCGTCGCGGTTCCGGTTGCGGTCGCTGTTGTCGGCAAACCGCGGATCCCCGGGCAGGTCGGGGCGACCGATCACCCGGCAGAGCGTGGCGAACTGGCGGTTGTTTCCCACCGCCAGGAACAGAGGCTCGGTCCGGGTGGCGAACGTGTCATAGGGAGAGATGTTCGGATGCGCGTTGCCGGATGGTTCGGCGACCTTGCCCGAGAGGTAGTAATTGGGCAGATGCGGGTGCAGCAGGGACATTCCGCAATCGTAGAGCGCGGTCTCGACGAACTGGCCCCTGCCGCTTTGTTCGCGCTCGGCCAGCGCCATCAGGATGCCGATCACGGCGTTCAGCCCGGTTGCCAGATCGACCACCGGCAGCCCGACCCGCAGCCCGTCGCCGCCCTTGTCGCCATTCACGCTCATGATGCCGCAACTGGCCTGGATCGCCGCATCATACCCGGGCAATCCGCCCATCGGACCATCGGCGCCGAACCCGGATACCCGGCAATGGATCAACCGCGGGAAACGGCGTTCGATCTCGGCATGCGACAGCCCCCATTTGTCCAGCGTGCCGGTCTTGAAATTCTCGATCAGCACATCCGCATCGTCGAGCAACCGCGACAGCAGTTCCTGCCCCGCCGGTTTCGACAGGTCCAGCGCCATGCCCCGCTTGTTGCGGTTCACGCCGAGGAAATAGCTGGCCGTGTCCTCCAGGAACGGCGGCCCCCAGCCGCGCGTTTCGTCGCCCGCGGGCGGTTCGACCTTGATGACATCGGCGCCGTGATCGGCCAGGATCTGGCCGGCATAGGGCCCGCCCAGCACACGGCTGGCGTCGATCACCCTGAGATGCGAAAGCGATCCGGTCGGTTCGGTCGGCTCGGTCATGGCGTGGGCTCCTCTTGTGCGCCTTCCTCGATCCCGGCCCGCAGCGTCGCGGCGAAACCGGGATAGGTTTCCTGCAATTCGTCCAGCACCCTGCCCCGGATCAGCGCCAGGGTCGAGCCATCCGGCGGCGTTGTCTCGGGCGGCGTGTCGTCATGTTCGAAAACAAAGCCGGTGGCCGCGGTGATCCCCGCCAGCGACTGGCCCCGGTGCAGGCTTTCGAGCCGGAAACCGGGCCGGTCGGCATCGAACGAGAACAGCCCCCGGCTGGTCAGCAGCGCATGGGGCCCGCCCTTGCGCCAGATCCCCGGCGCGCTGGTTCCCGGGGCGCTGACGAAATCGACCTTGTCGACCATCACCCGGGGCGTATGCTCTTCGCGGAACAGGATCACGCGGGGAATGGTAAAATACAGGTAGGCCGAGCCGAACGACCCCGGCCAGCGCACCTTGGTCTGCGGGTAATCGCCGACACCGACCAGGTTGACATTGCCCGCCCCGTCGATCTGCCCTCCGCCCAGGAAAAAGGCGTCGATCCGCCCCTGACCCGCGCAGTCGAACAGTTCGGCCGACCCGTTGGTAAAGAAGTTATGCGCGACCGACCCCAGGATCGAGATGCGCAGCGGCGGCGCGCCCGCCGCCTCGGCCTGCGCCCGGGCCAGCATGGCGCCGGCGGCGGGGATCGGCGACGCGGCGCCCACGGCCACATGGCGGGTGCCTTGCAGCAGGCGGGCGATGCAGGTGATCAGGGTCTCGCGGGCGGTGGCGGGCCGGGTCATGCCGACATCTCCGGCGTGGTTCCGGCCATGTAGGAGGCAAATCCCTCGGGCGTTCGGGCGGCGGCGGCGTAGCGGTGCATTTCACCCGTGTCGGGATCGTGTTCCCCCCACAACCCGTGCGGCCACGCCCCGCGTCTGGCCTCTGCCACATCCGTTACATAAAGCGCCGGCAATGTGCCCGCCGCTGTCGTTTCGTCGGCCATCAGGTCGGTTTCCACGATCCGTTCGACCGTCACCAGCGTGCTGCGCGCGGCATAGGCCATCGCCGCCAGTTCCCGCCGCCGCCCTATCCACACATTCCCCGCCCGGTCGGCCATGGGAGCGTGGAACACCGCGATATCGGGATGGATCGCCGGGATCAGCACGATCGGATCGCCGCCGCCTGCCAGCGGATTGTCGATCACGGTCCAGTCCGGGCGGCGGTCCAGCACGTCCGAGCCCAGCAACCCGCGGATCGGCATGAACGGCACCGCCTTCTGCGCCGCCAGCAGCCCGGCATGGATCGCCGGGCAGGTCGCGTCCAGAATGCGAATGTCGCCCGCGCGCACGGCCGCGTTGAACCTCGGCGCGCCGCCGGCCTCGCCAAGCGAGACCGCGCTGGTCTCGACGGTCGCCACCATCCCGGCGCCGATCAGCATGTCGACCTGCAGCCCGCCGGTGGGCACGCAGACCAGGTGCAGGTCTTTCGCCGTCCCTTGCGCGATCACCCGCCGCGTCAGGGCCATCGGCACCCCGCCGTAATCGACCGGCACCGCGACCCGCATGCCCGGCAGGATCTGCGCCGCCAGCTTGTCCAGATCATCCTGCATGATGCCCCCCTCGCTCGATACCCGGTGCCATGTCGGCCGACCGGTCCAGATTGCGCCAGCCCCGCGCAGTCACTATTGCGCGACGGGCTGGCCGGTCCCCGATACCCGGTGTCGGGTCCGCCGCGCAACGATCGCGGGAAGGGTCGCCAGCGCCACGCCGGCGCCGGTCACCCCGAGATGCAGCAGGCTGAAGGCGCCCCCTACGGGTGCCGCGATCAGCATCCCGCCGGCAAAGAGCAGCAGGCGCAGCACAGCGCCCGCGACACCCTGCGGCAACGGCCCGAAAAAGCTGACATAGCCCTGCAGCGCCGCCGAGATCAGCCAGATGCCGATCAGCGCGCCGAGGAACATAACGATCATCTCGGGCACGGTCCCTTCGCCGATCAGCGCCGGGTTGAGCACGAAGAAGAACGGCACGATATAGATCACCCCGCCCAGGCGCATGGCCTCGATCCCGGTGCGCATCGGCGCCGCGCCGGCCAGCGTCGCCGCCCCGAATGCGCCGATGGCGACCGGCGGCGTGATGAAACTGACCATGCCCCAATAGAGAATGAACAGGTGCACTGCCAGTTCGTTCAGCCCCGCCTGCACCAGCGTCGGTGCCAGCACCACGGCGAGAAAGATGTAGCAGGCCGTCACCGGCATCCCCATGCCGAAGACGAAACTGGTGATCGCCCCCATGACCAGCAGCACGAACAGGTTGTCGCCCGCGATGAAGATCAGCTCGGTCGCCAGCGGCCCGGTCAGCCCGGTT
This is a stretch of genomic DNA from Pukyongiella litopenaei. It encodes these proteins:
- a CDS encoding acetolactate synthase large subunit; this translates as MNGADLLCETLLANDIDTCFANPGTSEMHFVAALDRQPRMRCVLGLSEGVVTGAADGYARMAGKPAATLLHLGPGLANGIANLHNARRAASPIVNVVGDHATYHLALDAPLTSDIDSLARPVSQWLGRAEQADQVGAQTARAVAAARQRPGHVSTLILHADAAWNETSAPVPAPVAPDAPTVPDDARIRAAAQVLKSGRNVTLIVSGAALMAGPLDRLARIAAATGARLMAQQSNARMQRGRGRPDIDRVPYPIDPALATFADTEHVILIGAREPVAFFAYPGKPGRLLPEGCEVLTLTQDGDDLAAAIDALAQETGADGATLPDQPAGPPLDLPTGALTPEAIFVAAARHLPENAVICDESVSSGRESFRYTHAAAPHDFLQLTGGAIGIGMPMATGAAIACPDRKVVSLQADGSGMYTVQALWTQAREALDVVTVIFANRRYQILHGELRNVGANAPGENARRMLDLDDPALNWVSIANGMGVEAARAETPQQFDDLLAAACKRRGPFLIEAMI
- a CDS encoding CaiB/BaiF CoA transferase family protein, whose translation is MTEPTEPTGSLSHLRVIDASRVLGGPYAGQILADHGADVIKVEPPAGDETRGWGPPFLEDTASYFLGVNRNKRGMALDLSKPAGQELLSRLLDDADVLIENFKTGTLDKWGLSHAEIERRFPRLIHCRVSGFGADGPMGGLPGYDAAIQASCGIMSVNGDKGGDGLRVGLPVVDLATGLNAVIGILMALAEREQSGRGQFVETALYDCGMSLLHPHLPNYYLSGKVAEPSGNAHPNISPYDTFATRTEPLFLAVGNNRQFATLCRVIGRPDLPGDPRFADNSDRNRNRDALKAELERAMRGHDCAELADELIQAGVPCGAVRPIDRVVDDAHTRHREMVVDIGAYRGTGSPIKLSRTPASYRRAPPGFAEHSREILQSLGVDPAEFPGAVPDVVPGAFPGGGKGG
- a CDS encoding CoA transferase, with product MTRPATARETLITCIARLLQGTRHVAVGAASPIPAAGAMLARAQAEAAGAPPLRISILGSVAHNFFTNGSAELFDCAGQGRIDAFFLGGGQIDGAGNVNLVGVGDYPQTKVRWPGSFGSAYLYFTIPRVILFREEHTPRVMVDKVDFVSAPGTSAPGIWRKGGPHALLTSRGLFSFDADRPGFRLESLHRGQSLAGITAATGFVFEHDDTPPETTPPDGSTLALIRGRVLDELQETYPGFAATLRAGIEEGAQEEPTP
- a CDS encoding CoA transferase subunit A encodes the protein MQDDLDKLAAQILPGMRVAVPVDYGGVPMALTRRVIAQGTAKDLHLVCVPTGGLQVDMLIGAGMVATVETSAVSLGEAGGAPRFNAAVRAGDIRILDATCPAIHAGLLAAQKAVPFMPIRGLLGSDVLDRRPDWTVIDNPLAGGGDPIVLIPAIHPDIAVFHAPMADRAGNVWIGRRRELAAMAYAARSTLVTVERIVETDLMADETTAAGTLPALYVTDVAEARRGAWPHGLWGEHDPDTGEMHRYAAAARTPEGFASYMAGTTPEMSA